A stretch of Mytilus edulis chromosome 11, xbMytEdul2.2, whole genome shotgun sequence DNA encodes these proteins:
- the LOC139494558 gene encoding uncharacterized protein — MDCKGIKSSVLHNKAVERTGLPLQVIKDWIGNYKKVVEGRKYEAQPRTLYLKGMTGYNCFVREKKDQFNDIADWAPAWNLLGQEEKEAYKQKAKENPVVPPQPQQKDAFKRLKIIREHIVELEKHGIDVALVGIDTNTGSQILLGDGKSAAFLKSEDILQNLFAFHSLGTKEVPKDLKSLQQEAQTHMNKLYSKAVGKKQAFPYTKVKKGIIEVNGIPLDVLPLKPMSDYGEKKMKMFLNIKEISVEVPTSPEYEVLSLPVDNAIETELNIKVQKAVEEDNLIEPGSEELLYNLLVTPEVEENLYSLASPAVTHILPSQPVTHTLPSLPVTQTQPNKTTVKRSLKKTSAKQTFTLKKTPAKQTLTLKKTPVTHAFTSPPVTHTVPSPPVTHTLPSSPVTHTLPSPPVTHTLPSPPVTLALTSPPVTHTLPPSPVTHTLPSPPVTLALTSPPVTHTLPSPPVTLSLTSPPVTHTVPSPPVTHTLTSPVTHTVPSPLVTHTLPSPPVTHTLTSPPVTLALTSPPVTHTLTSPPVTHTLTSPPVTHTVPSPPVTHTLTSPPVTHTVPSPLVTHTLPSPPVTHTITSPPVTHTLPSPPVTTTLPSPPVTHTLTSPPVTSPPVTQTLTLSPVTLALTSPPVTHTVPSPPVTLAFTSPPVTHTSKRPRGTAANRTKATKKRKNNKGNKSAKWGVKGIIATRTVENSRQYLIHWDGFSHDHDSWEPECNLTPSLIGQFFANKI, encoded by the exons atCAATTCAATGACATAGCAGACTGGGCACCTGCCTGGAATTTGTTAGGGCAGGAGGAAAAGGAGGCATATAAACAGAAGGCAAAGGAAAATCCAGTGGTACCACCTCAACCACAACAGAAAGATGCCTTTAAAAGGCTTAAGATTATCAGAGAACAT ATTGTTGAACTTGAAAAGCATGGTATAGATGTAGCTCTGGTAGGCATTGACACCAACACTGGATCCCAGATCCTTTTAGGAGATGGAAAATCTGCTGCCTTCCTTAAATCAGAGGACATCCTGCAGAATTTGTTTGCTTTTCATTCACTAG GAACCAAAGAAGTACCAAAAGACTTAAAAAGTCTTCAACAGGAGGCTCAAACCCACATGAACAAGTTGTATT caaaagcaGTGGGAAAAAAACAAGCTTTCCCGTacacaaaagttaaaaaaggaATAATAGAAGTGAATGGTATCCCCCTTGATGTTCTCCCCCTTAAACCTATGTCAGATTATGgggagaaaaaaatgaaaatgtttttaaacataaAGGAAATTTCGGTAGAAGT gCCCACATCTCCTGAATATGAGGTATTATCATTACCAGTTGacaatg CTATAGAAACAGAATTGAATATAAAGGTGCAGAAGGCTGTTGAGGAGGATAACTTGATTG aaccTGGAAGTGAAGAACTACTCTACAATTTACTGGTGACTCCTGAGGTTGAAGAAAACCTGTATTCACTTGCATCACCAGCAGTCACACACATACTCCCATCACAACCAGTCACACATACACTACCATCACTACCAGTCACACAAACACAACCAAACAAAACAACAGTCAAaagatcattaaaaaaaacatcagccAAACAAACATTCACACTAAAAAAAACACCAGCCAAACAAACACTCACACTAAAAAAAACACCAGTTACTCATGCATTCACATCACCACCAGTCACACATACAGTACCATCACCACCAGTCACACATACACTACCATCATCACCAGTCACACATACACTACCATCACCACCAGTCACACATACACTACCATCACCACCAGTCACACTAGCACTCACTTCACCACCAGTCACACATACACTACCACCATCACCAGTCACACATACACTACCATCACCACCAGTCACACTAGCACTCACTTCACCACCAGTCACACATACACTACCATCACCACCAGTCACACTATCACTCACTTCACCACCAGTCACACATACAGTACCATCACCACCAGTCACACATACACTCACTTCACCAGTCACACATACAGTACCATCACCACTAGTCACACATACACTACCATCACCACCAGTCACACATACACTCACATCACCACCAGTCACACTAGCACTCACATCACCACCAGTCACACATACACTCACATCACCACCAGTCACACATACACTCACATCACCACCAGTCACACATACAGTACCATCACCACCAGTCACACATACACTCACATCACCACCAGTCACACATACAGTACCATCACCACTAGTCACACATACACTACCATCACCACCAGTCACACATACAATCACATCACCACCAGTCACACATACACTACCATCACCACCAGTCACAACTACACTACCATCACCACCAGTCACACATACACTCACATCACCACCAGTCACATCACCACCAGTCACACAAACACTCACATTATCACCAGTAACACTAGCACTCACTTCACCACCAGTCACACATACAGTACCATCACCACCAGTCACACTAGCATTCACATCACCACCAGTCACACATACCAGCAAAAGACCAAGGGGGACAGCTGCTAACAGGACAAAAGCCACTAAAAAGAGAAAGAACAACAAAGGTAATAAAAGTGCAA aatggGGAGTGAAAGGCATCATTGCCACAAGAACAGTAGAAAATTCACGACAATATTTGATTCATTGGGATGGATTTAGCCATGACCATGATTCATGGGAGCCAGAATGTAATCTGACTCCAAGTCTAATTGGACAGTTTTTTGccaataaaatttga